In the genome of Streptomyces sp. Q6, the window GTGATGACCGTCGAGGAGTCGGTGCTCGACAGCGGCAAGATCCCGCACGGTGTCACCGTCGGCATCCCGTACGCCCCCGACCGTCTGCCCTCCGCCAAGGAAGCCGCCGCCGCCAAGCGCTGGATGGTGTGCGAGCGGCCCACCAGCGGCGGCGAGGTCCAGCAGGCGACGTTCGTGCTCGGCAAGGACGACCGCAAGCAGACCGACAACACGAACCGGCTCACCGGCGGCGAGCTGATGTACGTGATCTCCGACGACAAGGCCAAGAAGGAGTACGTCGTCGACGCGCGCGGCACCAAGTACGCGCTGGCCGCCTCGGACGACATCGAGAAGCAGCAGCTGCTGCGCGCCCTCGACGCCGCCAACCGCACGCCGCAGAAGGTCTCCGACGAGTGGCTGGCCACGCTGCACAACGGCACCGCCGTCTCCTTCCCGTCGGTCGGCGCCACCGCCAACACCCCCTCGCGCAACAACGGTTCGCTGGACGCGGCCACCAACAAGGTCGGCAAGGTCCTGGTCACCGAGAACGCCACCAACGGTGTGCAGTACTACGTGGTCCTCGCGGACCGCATCGCCACGGTCACCCCCTTCACGGCGCAGCTCCTGCTCGCCTCCAAGGACCTCTCCGCCGTCAACCCGAGCAGTGAGGCCCAGAAGGTGTCGCTCGGCCAGATCGTCACCGACGGCAGCTTCGCCGACGACAAGCACTGGCCCACGCAGGCGGCGAAGACCGTCAACGACGCGAGCGCCACGACCCACGGCCGCAACGTCATCTGCAACACCCTGCGCGGCGTCGGAGCGAGCAACGCCACCACGCTCAGCACCTGGGCGGGCGACGACTTCCCGGTGCCGCTGGCCACCGGCTCCTCCAGCACCTACGTCACCCCTGGCTCGGGCCAGCTCTTCCGCCAGGTCCAGGGCACGGACGACTCCGGCGGCACCTTCCTGGTCACCGACACCGGCCTGCGGTACGCGCTCCAGTCCAACAGCGACGGCGACGCGAACGACAAGGGCGTCGGCCTCTCGGAGAAGCAGCAGAAGGAGCTCCTCCAGGAGGCGAAGATCGCGCAGACCCGCCTGGGATACGAGAACACGCCCACGACCGACATCCCGCTGGAGTGGGCGAAGCTCCTGCCCACGGGCCCGCGTCTGTCGATCGGCGCGGCCAGCCAGCCGCAGGGTTCGTAGGCGTACGGGGGACCGACTGATGCCACGACTGACGCGACGACTCACGCGACAACTGATGCGACACACCGGCCGAGTCGAGGACGCCGGGGCGCGCGGGATCCGCAGGCCGGCGCTGATCGCCGCGGCGACCGCCCTCACCGCGACCGCCACGCTGACGACCACCTTCCTGCTGCCCGCGGCCCCGGCCGCCGCGGCCGACCAGTGCGAGTTCGGCAAGACCACGTACAAAGGCCGCCCCTGGGCGCTCCAGCGCGTCAACCTCGACGAGCTGTGGCAGGAGGCGACCGGCAAGAATGTGCAGGTCGCGGTCATCGACACCGGCGTCGCCACCAACAACAAGCAGCTCGCGGCGGCCGTCGAGAAGAGCAGCGGCGCCAACCTCCTCCCCAAGAAGAACAAGAAGGGCGAGAAGATCGAGGACTGGGGCAACGCGTACGGCACGACGGACACCGTCGGCCACGGCACGCGCGTCGCCGGCATCATCGCCGCCCGCAAGGCCGACGGCACCGGGTTCGAGGGCCTGGCCCCCGACGCGAAGATCATCCCGATCAAGCAGAACGACGCCGAGGGCACCGGTACCGCGGAGACCCTCGCCGACGCGATCGACCACGCCGTCGCCAAGGGCGCCGACGTCATCAACATCTCCCAGGACACGTCGAACGCGGCGAAGCCGACCCCCCGACTCCAGCAGGCCGTGAACGCGGCCCTGGCCAAGGAGATCGTCGTCGTCGCCTCCGCGGGCAACGACGGCATGGGCGGCAAGGCGGGCCGCACCTACCCGGCGTCGTACCCCGGCGTCCTCGCCGTCGCGGCCTCCGACCGCAACAACGAACGCGCCGCCTTCTCCCAGGCCGGCGACTGGGTCGGCGTGGCCGCCCCCGGCGTCGACATGGTCTCCACGGTCCCGATGGGCGGCCAGTGCGCCGACAGCGGTACGAGCTTCTCGGCCCCGTACGTCGCGGGCGTCGCGGCCCTCCTGAAGGAGAAGCACGCCGACTGGACCGCGGCCCAGATCGTCGCCCAGATCGAACAGACCGCGGAGCGCTCGGTGCCCGGCAAGGACGCGTACGTGGGCTGGGGCGTGATCGACCCGGTGGCCGCCCTGACCGACGACGACCACCCCGTCGAGTCCCCCTCCCCGCACGAGGCGGGCCCCCAGGCGCAGGCCCCGATGGTCCCGCAGGCCCACTTCGGCGAGACGGCCGACGAACGCAACGCCCGCCTGGGCACGTACGCGGCGCTCGGCGCGATCGTGCTGGTCGTCGGCCTCATGGGCACGGCGGTCGCGGTCCGCGACGCCCGCCGCCGCAAGGCCCGCCCGTGACCGGCCCGGCGATCGCCTGCTTCGCCCTGGCGGCGGTGGTGGTGGCGATGGCCTGCGTCAGGGCGGACTGGATCCGCTCGCTACGCCGCCGTACGCACCCCTCGGGCGACGAACTGCCCACGGCGGCCTTCGTGGTGGCGCGGGTGCTGCTCCTGACGATGGCGGCGCTCTGCGTCTGGCAGGGCGCGCAGTTGACGGCGATGGACGGCGACGGCGAGTGGAGCGACGACGAGCTGACGAACGCGGTCACGCGGTCGACGGACGACCTGGACGGCTACTGGTACCGCGTCAGCAACCTGACGGGCGACACCCCTTCCTTCGACGACTACGCGACGCTGATCGAGGACACGGTCATCCGCTACGGAGGCGGCGGCGCACCACAGTCCGGAGTGACCGCCACGCCGACCTCCGCAGACCCGTCCACCGACGGCGACTTCACGGTCGAGGCGGACGGCACCGACCACGCGTACTGCCTGCACGTCGAGCGCGCCCGCTACAAGAAGCAGGACCACACGCCGCCGGGCCTCGCGGGCGCCGAGAGCAGCGACAAGTACAAGCAACTCGCGTACCGCTTGACGGTTACGTCGCGGAACGGGAAGTGCTGAGGCCGCTCCCCGCCGGGCCCCTGCGCGGCGACCGCCGCACCTCACCACCTGCTGAACGGCACCACCGGGCGTCCCTGCCGCCAAGACGGCCCCGATGGACAGGCAGCCCGGCCGCTCGTCCCCGGTGGCATCGACCTCCCCTGCTGTATGCCGGGGCAGCTCAACCTCTACATCCTTCCCAGAGCGGCACCCACGGCCAGCCACGCGACACATGCCCCGCACGCGCCCCCCAGCAACGTCCAACTCGCGTCCCGACGCGCCCGGACGACGAGCGCCGCGCCGGCCACACCGACACCGACCCCCGCCACGACCATCTGCGAGCCGCTGTAGTGAGGCCCTGCACCGCTCAGCCCACGAGCCAGCAACACCACTGAGCCGAGGCCGAGCAACGCGGCGAAGAGGACGGTAAGACCGGAGAAGAGACGCCGCGCGCGGTCATCGGTCGCGGCCATCGCGTTCACACGGTCGTCCAGGGACTCACTGCCGCGGAGCCTGCCGCTCCTGTTCTCGGTCACGGCGGGCACCCTATCGCCGCCTCAAAGCCTGTTTGCTCGTTTCTCCCTGCGTACCGCCACCATGCACCGTGCGAGTGAACAGCGTGGCGAGCGAGGCGAGTTGACGAAGGGGCCGGACTGTGACGATCGAAATGGAGGTCTACGGGTGGCGTTGAAGGTGACTCCCTCGGATCTCGATAGGTTCGCTCGACAAGTCGGTCGAGCGGCGGAAGAGGCCGCCGAACTCAAGAACCATTGCGGTAAGCACACCGGCATCGGTATCTCGGATCAGGGACTGCTGAATCTCTTCCTCACGACGCACGCGGCCACGGTCCAGACGGTGAACGCCGCGCTGGACAGGGTTCGGCAGGTTCTGGAATCAGCGAGAGATGGACGACCGTATGGTCAATTTCACTGACGTCATCGAGCCGGCGACCCTCCTCAAAGCGCCGAGCAAACCCGAAGAGTTGTCCCAAGGAGCGATCCTGGACACCTTCAACACGTGCGGCGACCGGGCTCGTGCCCGAGCCCTCCGCAAGAGCCTGCAAAGATTGGCTGACGGCCGAGCCCCTGACGACCCGTTGCGCGAGATGGCGCGCGAGGTGCTCAGCGGCCGGGTCGGCCTCCGTGAGGCCGCACGCATTCCTGCGTACGCGGAAGCGCTGGGCGAGCGGATGAAGCAGGGGTGGCGGGAGTTCGATCAACTTTCGCCGGAGGAGCGGAAGAATCAAGAAGCCGCTGCCCGCACGTACTTGTGGGAGCAGAAGGCAGAGATCGATGAGGAGCGTCGTACCCGGGGGCGAGCACACCACGATTGAGCCAGCACGGCTCGGAGCGGCAGGCCGACCCTCTGGGCGAAGTGCCCCTTACCTTGGCAGGCTTTCACGCCGGGTAAGGGGCATTCTTCTTTGTCAGAGCGCCACCCAGGCCTGCTCAGGCATGTGGTCGAGTACGTCGCACAGGTAGTCGAGGCGGTCTTCGAGCGCCTGCGGCGAAAGAGTTCCGGTGTACCAGGTGAACAACTCGTCGTCGCGCACTCGAAGGGGATTCTTCCTGGCGCGCTGATCGGACAGAAGGAAGGCCCGGAAGTCGTCGCTCAGGACGCTCCTGGCGAAATCCTCGTCATGCGTGTCGAATCGGAACTTGGCGTCGAATTCCGGAACACCGAGCAGTTTCCTGGGCCCTCGGCCCATCATCCTGTCGAACGTGCCCGGCCGCCTCAGGTTCAGGTACGGCGCCGTACCAGGAGCCGAGACAAGGAACACCGACTCGATCGTGAGCTTCCTGCTCTCTCCGACCTGGCTGCTGCCCGAGAGCGGGTTCGAGTACCGGTACTCAAAACACTTGAACGAACGGCCTCGGAACTCCCCGGTGGTGTAGTGCCACGCGGTCAGGTTGGAGCCGCTGCCCGGCATGGGGCCCACACCGCAGTATTCGGTGGCCCGCCCGGCCGCACGGCGTTCATGCGTCCAGCCGCGCTCCGCGGCCACCTGCTCGAGCTCCGTCCACCCCCTGCGCATCCGCTTGTCCTCTTGGCTGCTGCGCATGAATGCCCTGATGACCAGGGTGAACATTCCGATGATGAAAGCGAAGAGGAAGACCTTCGCCAGGATCCCTACCAGCTGCTCCATGGGGCGAGATTACTGCGGACGCCATGTACTCCTGTGAACTGAGCTCAGTCGCGGCAGTTGACGGTGAAGATCGTCTGTTGCTGAAGCGAAGAGTCCATGGAGTATGGCGATGTGCCGGACAGGCGACGAAACACCCCAGGCGTGGTCCCCGTATGCGCCATATGCTGACCGCCCCGATGAGCCGGAGCGCCTCGGCCTCCGCTTCTCCCTTTCGGCGTCCCGCCTCCCTGACCATCAGGAATGGAACCACCATGATCAAGTCCCGTCTCGCCGCTGCCACCTGCGCCCTCTCCGCCGTAGCGGTGGGCACGCTCCTCGTCGGCTGCTCGGGCTCGGTCAGCGTGGGCAGCACCGACCCGAAGGTGTCCAAGAGCAAGCTGGCCGACACGGTCGCCGAGCAGCTCGCCAAGACGACGGGACAGCCCGAGCCGGACATCACCTGCCCCGAGGACCTCGAAGGCAAGGTCGGCACCACCACGCGCTGCACGCTCACCGCGAGCGACGGCAGCACCCTGGGCATCACCGTCAAGGTCTCCAAGGTGGAAGGCAAGAACGTCGACTTCGACATCCAGGCCGACCAGACCCCCTCGCCCGCGGCGAGCTGACGCCCGCGAGCGTCACCGTCACCGGCAGCTCTTCGACTCCTCGACGTCCTTCGTGTAGTCCGAGATGAGCCTCTTCATGGCCGCCGCGTCCTTGTGATCGGACCCGGTGGCCTGAATGGCGGTATAGAGGACCTGATCGGCGTGCTCGCTGTTCCGACAGCCCTCGGTCTTGCCGAACGCCTGGTTCTCCGAGTAGACGAAACGCCCGTCGTCGGTCCGGTGATCGAGCTTCGCGTCCGTCATGCCCAGGGCGAAGTTCAGCACCGACATGTCGTTCCACCACTCCTGAGCGGTGAAGACGATGCGCTTGCCGTCCACGGAGACAGCGCACCGACTGGCTTTGGAGGTGTCCGCCGTGGCCTTCACCGAGACCTCCTCGCCCGGCGGGAGGAACTTCGCGAGCTCGTCGGAGTCGATCCGCGAACCACACAGCGACTTCGGCGTGGCGTACTCGCGCTGCTCCTCGTCGCCGGTGCACGACGTGAGCGCGACAAGCAGAGCGGGCAGGGCGACGACGAGTCTCGCGCGTCGACCGCGACATGACATCGAGATGGGGTTCATTGGACTCTCACAGGTGTGGCTGAAGGTCAGTGGGTGGTGCTACCCGGAGCCTGACCATCGAGAATGGACCGGGCGTTGATATAGCCCTGGCGCGATCCCTCGCGGGCCCAGGTGCCGATGTCGTCGGTGTTCTTCAAGTGGTACTCGTTTGCCGCCGTCTGGGCGCCGAGGGCAACGTATTCGTTGTTCCGTGACAGGCCGGCCTGCCAGCGGCTGCCCATCTCGTCCGAGGCCTTCTCCAGCGCGTGTCCTTCCGCATCCTTGAAGACGCCTTCGAGCACCGCGCTCGTGGCCGTGCCGGCCGCGCCGCCAACGGCCGCGCCCACCCAGGGAGTCGCGACAAAGGACGTTCCGACGCCCACGACCGTGCCGACGGTGCCCGAGATGATGTTCTTCCGCTGCGAGACGCCGTAGTCGAAGTCCTTGTCCTCGTCACCGGCAGGCTTCGCCAGCTCTTCCTGACGCCCGAGGCCGAGCGTGCCGGAGACCTCTCCGGACCGCTCGGCAATGTACTTGACCGTGGTCTCCTGGTCGTTCGAGAAACGCTGGTCCGCGGGGAGGTCGGGGTCGAGATGATGCGCCATGAGCTTGGACATGTAGGCCTCCTGGCCCACTTCGACGGCAGCGTAGCCCTCGGGGTTCTGGCCCACGGCGAAGAGGAACTTGGTCACGTCCCTGTGGTTCACCTCGGAGTCCGCGCCGTCGATGGGATAGAGATTCTCGATCTCGCCCCAGTCGCTCGAGTCCCGTGACACATCCGTCGTCGCCCGGTTGATGTCCGGCAGGTACTCGGAGGCGATCTGCCCCATGCTGTCGGACATGTAGCTGTTGCCGGTCAGCCGTTCCGGATCGTCCCCGATGGAGGAGACGATGGCGTTGAACAGCTTCGCCTGATCGGCGGTGTGCGCGGGCGTGTCCAGCGTCGGCAGCTCACCCGCCGGATGCCCGGTCGTGGCGGCTTCCAGGGCCAGCGCCAGGTTGTTCTGTCCGGTGTGCAGGTCGTCACCGTGGAGATCGGTCTCCTCGGGCCACTTCCGGTCCTCGAAGAGGTACTTGAAGTTGCTGACCGCTTCCTTGTGGTCGTCGTCCTTGGGCAGGTATTCCTCGTTGAAGAAGTCGGCAGCCGCATCGGGGGAGTTGGAGAGCCCCTTGAGATATCCGGTGAGGGGGTCGGATCCGCTGTCGTCACCGATGCGGTTGAGCCAAGGAGTGTTCATCGACCGCATCCACGTGCGGTTGTCCATCTCGCCGTCACGCGTGAGCTTGCGCTCGGTCTCCATGAGCTTGGTGCCGTAGCTCTTGAGGAAGTCGTCGTCGTAGTCGCCCGTGCGCATCAGGTTGCTCATGACCTGGAACCCGCTGGGACCAAGGCTGTTGGGGCCGATCGTCTGATCGCCCATCTTGATCATGTTGCCCTTCCAGCTGGTCATGTCGGCGGAGTCGCTCCGGGTGGCGGTGGCGAGCGTCAGGCCGAGGTTGCGCTGGAGGTCGTCGAGCTTGTCGAGGCGTTCACGGCCCACGTTCGGGTTCACGTGCGGGTCGTTGATGCCCTCCCAGAACTCGAGCGTCTTCTTCGGCCCGAGCTGGGTGGCGAACCGCTCGGCGAACAGCGGGTCGTCCTTGTACTTCTCCAGACCCGCGTTGATCTTGTCGAAGTCCGCGGGTGTGAGGTCCTTCGGGTTCTTCGCCGCGATCTTCGAGAGATCCTCGGCGGCTTTCACCGCCTCCGCCGCGGAGTCACGATCCTTGTAGTCGGCGTCGGCGAAGCCCATCTGCGCCTGGTCGGCGATGGCGGTCAGCACCTTGGATGCCGAATTGTCGCTCTCCGAGGCTTTGTCGAGAATGCGCTGGACCTCGTCGCGAAGCGCGGTGACATCACTCTCGCTGTGTTCGGGGACGGTGGTCCCCTTGGCGGCCCGGTCCGGGTGGATGTTCATGGTGACGGTGAAGCCGTGACCACCGGTGCTGGTGACGGTCAGGTTCTTCTTGAGCCCGCGGGAGATCGCGTCCTCAAGATCCTTCTTGTACTGCTTCAACTCGCCCTGAGTGTCGCTGAGGATCTTGTGGATGGTGTTGGCCTGCGTGTGGGCGTCGGCGAACTCGCCGGCGGTCTTGCCGACGAACTCCTTTGTGACCTGTGCGTTCAGCCCCGACCAGTCGGCCGTATTGGCGGCTTTGTGCAGCCCTTCCTCGGCCTGCTTCTTCAGGTCCGAGAGATGACGTACCAGCAGGCTCCAGTCGGCGACCGCGTCGTCGAGAGTCTTGAAGTTGGCGAAGCGCAGCGCGTCGAGATCCATGAGTATTCGTTTCTCCTGTACGTCTCTGTCGCGCTACTTCTTCTTCGGCGGGTCGTAGGCAGGGTTCTTCTCGCCCGGCGCCCCGGCCCGCTCGTCGAACCCGGCGTCCAGGGCGTCGATGCTGCTCATCTGCCTCTGGATGTAGTGCTCGTCACCGGCATGGACCTTCTTGGTGACCTGCATGTGGTTCGAGATGTGGGCGCACGCGTCCATCAGGGACTTCAGCTGCTCGTCCCACCTGTTCGATACGTGCTTGAGGCCGCTCCCGAGCGCGAAGCCCTGCCCGCTCAGATCGCCGGCGGCTTTGTCGCTGCTGGGGATGGCCACGCGGGCCTTGTCCCACAGGTTGTCGTACAGGGTGTGGGCCTGGCTGCCGATCTTGGCGAGGTCGCCGTTGCGCACCTTGAGATCGCCGGTCTGGCCGGGCAGCGAGGCGCTGCCGCCGCCGTCCCCCGGGTCGAGCTGGTTCAACTGCATGCGAGTCGACTGCCGGTCGGCGGCGTCCGCCTTCAGCTGCTCCCACTCATCCCATGCCATGGACGATCCTTCCCCCGCGTTCGATGTGCCGGCGGCGCCCGCTGGACGCATTGCTTCCGGTCAAGCTAGCAACCCGTAAAGATGTTCACAGAAGTGGACTTCGGATGGCCGGGGCCTGTTCGTGGATATTCCGTAAAGGCTTCGCGGGAGCATCGGCCGGAATGCCCGTTTCCTCCCGCGTGAGGTCATGCGGGCGCGCGGGTGCCGACGGCAGGCGCTTGTCTCGGAGGTCCTACGGGCACGGAGAATTGCCCGGATTCACGCTAAAGATCTACATCCTCGGGGCCGCCCTGTAGCGGAGTTGACGCAGAAGCTCGGTTGGAGCAGATGTACAGGATGACTACAGTGGTAAAAGCGTTGTAAGGCGCGACCAGCTTTGCGATCGCGTGGCGATGGGGACCGGTGGACGGTCCGTTTCGGACGAGTCGGGTGTACGGGGAAACGGGGAGGAAGACGTCGTGCTTCCAGCAGACATGGTGGGGGGACCGTCGGCGGCGAGGGCGGCGAACCTGGAGGTCACGAACGAGGCGTTGACCACGTTCCAGAAGCGCGTGGCGACCGTGCTGCGGGACCTGGAGGCCTCGGCCGGAAACCCGACCAAGGTGGACGCGCAGACCATCAACAAGTCGTCCCTGCACAACGAGGGCGCGCAGGCATTCCCCGAGGCCGAGTCCCTGTTCACCGCCTACCACTCGGTGCACGGCCAGCTGGTCACGCTGTCGAAGACGCTCAAGCTGCAGATCGAGGCGATCGGTATCGCCGTGCAGGGAGCGCACCGCGGCTTCGACAATCTCGAAGAAGAGCAGCGGCGGCGGTTCTGGCAGATCCAGACGCAGGTCTCCGAGCTCCAGCAGCATCAGGACGAGAAGCGTGAGGGCACTCGGCGCACCAACGACGCGAAGACCGGCGGTGGGTTCTGACCATGACCGACAAGAATCACGAGGCGGACCACGAGCGGGTCGCCCAGCAGAACTCCTTCACGAACTTCGCCCACGACGTCGAGGACAACAACAAGGGCGGCGGCTGGGTCAACGGAATCTTCCGTGCCGCCGTCGGCGCCACCCCGGTCGGCCAGGCACTCGCGGCGCGCAAGTCGGACTTCGAGGACCACGACCTCAACACCATGCTCGACATGGTCCACCAGACGAACCCCGAGGACCTCGAGACCTCAGGCTCGGCCCTGTGGGACGCCCGCGATGCCATCAAGGCCGCGGCCTCCGAGCTGGACGGCCACATCACCAAGGTCCACTGGGTCGGTGAGTCCGGCGACAGCTTCCGCGACTTCGGCGGGAAGCTGGTCGTGTACGCCGAGCAGCTCAGTACGTACGCGGGCACGGCCGGCGACCAACTCAGCGCGGCCTCCGCGGGGTTGGCGTCCGTACGCAGCGCGATGCCGCCGCGGGACACCAGGCCCAACGCCGGGCAGCGGCCCGAGCAGCTTCCGGCGGTCAAGCAGGTCGAGGGAAACGACGACTACGCGGCCGCGGTCAAGGTGGAGAAGGACCGCCAAGAGGCGATCAACCAGATGAACCGCCTCTCGTCGTACTACGTCGTCTCCGCGGAGCAGCTGGAGACGTTGCAGCAGAACCCGCCGAAGCTTGAGGCGATGCCTGATGTGGGGGTGCCGAAGCCTGCCGGCCACACCCGCTCTCCCGGAGAGACCGGGACCGGCACGTCCACCGGGACCGCCACCAGCGGCTCCCACCACGTCTCGCAGGTGGCGGTCGGCCATCCGCAGGTCAGCGATTCGGCTACGGCTACGACCACGCCGCCCGCCAAGCACGCGGAAGGCACCATCACGTTTCCGGACCGCGCCGTCGGTACGGAGATCGACAGCGTCGGCACGCTGCCGTCGCCCACCGCGCCGTCGCCGACGACCGGGCCCGCTCCGGTCTCCGGCGGTCCGAACCTCACGGGCCCGTCGGCCAACGGGTTCGGCAACGGTTACGTACCTCCGATGACGGGCGGCACGACCGGCCGCAACGTCGGCCCGGCAGGGACGCGTTCGCCGCTGTCGGCTCAAGGCCGGTCCGGAGGCCCGTCCGGTACGGGCAACCAGAGTGCGGCCCGGTCCATGGGCCGTGGCGGTGCGGGCGAGATGGGCAGGGCGGCGTCGACCGCCCGCGGCGGGACAGCCGGCGGGAAGGCTGCTTCGCCGATGGGCCGCGGCATCTCGGGCGGAACGCCACGCGCCGC includes:
- the mycP gene encoding type VII secretion-associated serine protease mycosin encodes the protein MRHTGRVEDAGARGIRRPALIAAATALTATATLTTTFLLPAAPAAAADQCEFGKTTYKGRPWALQRVNLDELWQEATGKNVQVAVIDTGVATNNKQLAAAVEKSSGANLLPKKNKKGEKIEDWGNAYGTTDTVGHGTRVAGIIAARKADGTGFEGLAPDAKIIPIKQNDAEGTGTAETLADAIDHAVAKGADVINISQDTSNAAKPTPRLQQAVNAALAKEIVVVASAGNDGMGGKAGRTYPASYPGVLAVAASDRNNERAAFSQAGDWVGVAAPGVDMVSTVPMGGQCADSGTSFSAPYVAGVAALLKEKHADWTAAQIVAQIEQTAERSVPGKDAYVGWGVIDPVAALTDDDHPVESPSPHEAGPQAQAPMVPQAHFGETADERNARLGTYAALGAIVLVVGLMGTAVAVRDARRRKARP
- a CDS encoding DUF4333 domain-containing protein, yielding MIKSRLAAATCALSAVAVGTLLVGCSGSVSVGSTDPKVSKSKLADTVAEQLAKTTGQPEPDITCPEDLEGKVGTTTRCTLTASDGSTLGITVKVSKVEGKNVDFDIQADQTPSPAAS
- the eccB gene encoding type VII secretion protein EccB; amino-acid sequence: MASRRDELNAYTFAKRRTLASFLQPSPSGSEEGAPRPLRAVLPGTIVGVVVLAVFGGIGLFSPTAPKGWKTPYANVIVASKSTTRYVIMEAGEKKGKKRQAQLHPVLNMASAKLLLGDGHQDSVMTVEESVLDSGKIPHGVTVGIPYAPDRLPSAKEAAAAKRWMVCERPTSGGEVQQATFVLGKDDRKQTDNTNRLTGGELMYVISDDKAKKEYVVDARGTKYALAASDDIEKQQLLRALDAANRTPQKVSDEWLATLHNGTAVSFPSVGATANTPSRNNGSLDAATNKVGKVLVTENATNGVQYYVVLADRIATVTPFTAQLLLASKDLSAVNPSSEAQKVSLGQIVTDGSFADDKHWPTQAAKTVNDASATTHGRNVICNTLRGVGASNATTLSTWAGDDFPVPLATGSSSTYVTPGSGQLFRQVQGTDDSGGTFLVTDTGLRYALQSNSDGDANDKGVGLSEKQQKELLQEAKIAQTRLGYENTPTTDIPLEWAKLLPTGPRLSIGAASQPQGS